Below is a window of Flavobacterium cyclinae DNA.
ATCATTGGGGCACTTTCGCCAAGTTATGGATCAAAAGTAATCGCTGATTTTTCAAATTACGGAAAAAACAATGTTGATATTTATGCTCCTGGTGATGAAATTTATGCAACTACTCCTTTAAATTCTTATGAATATTTACAAGGAACTTCAATGGCATCTCCTAATGTGGCGGGTGTTGCAACCTTGATTCGTTCTTACTATCCAAAATTAACTGCGGTCCAAGTAAAACAAATTATTATGGAAAGCGGAACACCATTAAAAAACCAAGTGGTAATTGGAGAAGACAAACACAAAGCTAATTTTGCAGACGCATCTAAATCGGGAAGAATTGTTAACGCTTACAATGCTTTACTTTTAGCAGCGAAAATGTCTAAAAAATAATTTTAAACTCTTATTAATCTAAATAATTCCTACAAGGTCGCAAACGCCTTGTAGGTTTTCTTTTAAAAGCAACTATGAAAAAATTTCTTTTTTTAAATCTATTTCCAATCTTAGCATTGGCACAAAACAATCCAAATCCAGGTTATTGGCAACAACATGTTGACTATAAAATGGAGGTAAGTATGGATGTGAAAAAATTCCAATATACCGGAAAACAAGAAATTGTGTACACCAATAATTCACCAGATACTTTACATAGGGTATTTTATCATTTGTATAACAATGCTTTTCAACCGGGAAGCGAAATGGATGCGAGGTTACAAGCTATTTCTGACCCAGATAAAAGAATGGTAAAAACCTTTAAGAAAGAAGGAAAAGACGTAAAAGAAAGCAGAATTAGTACATTAAAACCAAATGAAATTGGGTATTTAAACATCACAAATTTCAAACAAGATGGAGTATTGGCTACTACTAAAGTGGTTGGAACCATTTTAGAAGTAACATTAGCAAATCCTATTTTACCAAAACAAAAAACAACACTTTCATTAGATTTTGATGGTCAAGTACCATTGCAGATTCGTCGTTCAGGTCGAATGTCTGAAGAAGGCGTTGCTTTATCGATGACCCAATGGTATCCAAAATTATGCGAATATGATTTTGAAGGATGGCATGCCAATCCATATATCGCAAGAGAATTTCATGGGGTTTGGGGAAATTTTGATGTAAAAATAACTATCGATAAAAACTACACTATTGGTGGAACGGGTTATTTACAAAACAAAAACGAAATTGGGCATGGTTACCAAGATCCTGGAATACTAGTTAAGCACAAAAGAAAAACGAAGACATTAACTTGGCATTTTTATGCGCCAAATGTACATGATTTTGCTTGGGGTGCCGATAACGAATTCATTCATGACATGATTTTAGGTCCAAATAATGTGGAATTGCATTTCTTGTACAAAAACAAGAAAGAAAATTTAGAAAATTGGAAAAAAATGCAACCTAAAACGGCTGAATTATTGGCTTTCTTCAATGAAAATGTTGGACCTTATCCATACAAACAATATTCTGTTATTCAAGGTGGCGATGGTGGAATGGAATATGGCATGTGTACGTTGATTACGGGAAATAGAGCTTTTGGAAGTTTAGTTGGTGTAACCGCTCACGAAATGGCGCATTCTTGGTTTCAATTTGTATTAGCCACTAACGAAACCAAACACGAATGGATGGATGAAGGATTTACTTCTTACATTTCCAACTTGGCAATGAACAAAATATTACCGCCAAAAAAACCCGAAAATCCATTTGAAGATGCTTATAAAAATTACATTTATTTAGCAAAATCTGGAAAAGAACAACCGCTTTCTACACACGCTGACCGTTACGATATCAATATGGCGTATGGAATTTCGGCTTATAGCAAAGGTGAAGTGTTTTTAGTACAATTGGGATATTTAATTGGACAAGAAAACCTCAACAAAACCATCAAACGTTATTACAACGAATATAAATTTACGCACCCAACTCCAAACGATATCAAACGTGTGGCGGAAAAAGTTTCGGGTGCTAATTTGGATTGGTATTTGTTAGATTGGACACTTACTACAAACACCATTGATTATAGCATAAAAGAAGTTTCGGAAGCTAATGCTGCTAATACAAAAGTGGTTTTTGAAAGAAAAGGAAGAATGCCAATGCCATTAGATGTTATGGTAGAATATACCGATGGAACCAAAGAATTTTTCTACATTCCAAATACCTTAATGCGTTGGGAAAAACCAAATCCATATGCCGGAATTAAAGGAAATGTTTTAAAAGGTTGGGATTGGGCTTACCCTACTTTCACTTTTGAAATTGCAAAACCAAAAGATAAAATCAAATCCATCACCATTGACCCCGATAGTCTAATGGCGGATATAAATAGAGAGGACAATATCTTTCCAAAAAAATAAAAAAAAGCGACTTTAGGGTCGCTTTTTTGTGTTCATTTTAAGATGACAAATATCATGATTTAGCTGTTTTAGCTTTCGTAATTTTAATGTGCTAAAAATGCAAATTAAAATTAGTTATTCATTTAAAAACATAAAGTCATGAGCATTGCAACAAAAGACATTAGAAACGTGGTATTTCTTGGGCATTCGGGATCAGGAAAGACCACCTTTATCGAGACCATGTTATTTGAAAGTGGCGTTATTCCACGCCGTGGTTCAGTAGAAAATCACAACACCATTTCGGATTTTACTGATTTAGAACACGAAAGAGAAAATACCTTATACAGCCACTTAATGCACGTTAAATGGCACAACAACAAAATCAACATCATTGACACTCCTGGTTTTGACGATTTTATAGGCGAAGTAGTTTCTTCCCTTAAAGTGGCCGATACCGCTGTAATTCTTTTAAATGCAGCTTCTGGTGTAGAAGTGGGAACAGAAATCGTTTGGGAATACGTTCAAAATTATCAAACACCTGCTTTTTTTGTCATCAATCAAATGGATCATCCAAAAGCAGATTTTGAAACAACATTAGAACAAGCTGTAAATCGTTTTGGAAATAAAGTAATTCCGATTCAATATCCATTCAATTCAGGTGAAAAATTCAATAGTATTATCGATGTACTTCGCATGACGATGTATGTTTTTCCAGAAAATGGTGGAAAACCAGAAAAAATGCCAATTCCAGAATCTGAATTAGAGAAAGCCAACGCGCTTCATAATGCCTTAGTAGAAGCAGCTGCTGAAAACGAAGAAGGTTTGATGGAAAAATACTTCGAAAAAGGCAATTTAGATGAAGAAGAATTAGCAAAAGGATTAACAATAGCCTTAGCACATCAACAAATATTTCCTGTTTTCTGTGCATCAGGATTAAAAGATATGGGAAGCGGAAGAATTATGGGATTCATTGATGATATTGCACCATCTCCAGCAGACAGACCAGCAAAAAAACTAGAAAATGGTGCGGAACTAAAATGCGATGCTTCTGACAAAACCACAATTTTCATTTACAAAACGCTTTCAGAACCACAAGTGGGAATGGTTTCCTATTTCAAAGTACTTTCGGGCGAATTGAATGCTGGTGATGAATTGGTAAATGCTGATAATGGAGAAACCGAACGCCTAACTCAATTATTCGTAGCAGAAGGTAAACAAAGAACTGCCGTTGATAAATTAACTGCTGGAGATTTAGGTGTTACCGTTCGATTGAAATACGGACATTCTAACAACACATTAAATGCTAAAGGGGTTGAAAGAAAAGTAAGAAAAATGCAGTTTCCAGAAAATCGCATTAGAAAAGCGGTTGCAACAGCCAATCTAGCCGATATGGAAAAAATGATTAAAGCTTTACATCAAATTGAAGAAGAAGATTTAACTTTCAAAGTAGAGCAATCTTCGGAGCTTAAACAAACCATAGTGTATGGTCAAGGGCAATTGCATTTGGATTTAATCAAACATCGTATCGAAAGTGAAAATAACATCGAAATTATCTTTGAAGAACCAAAAGTTCCCTATCGCGAAACGATAACAAAAGCAGCAAAAGCAGAATATCGTCATAAAAAACAAAGTGGTGGTGCTGGACAATTTGGTGAAGTTCATTTAACCATAGAGCCTTATTACGATGATATGCCTGAACCACAAGGCGTAAACGTTCGCAACAAAGAAATTGAAGAATTACCTTGGGGCGGAAAATTTGCCTTTTATTGGTGTATTGTGGGTGGTGCTATCGACAATCGTTATGCCACAGCCATTAAAAAAGGAATCATGCAATCCATGACCGAAGGTCCGTTAACGGGTTCTAATTGTCAAAACATTCGCGTTTGTATTTACGATGGTAAAATGCATGCGGTAGACAGTAATGATATTTCATTTCAATTGGCGGCTTCACACGCATTCAAAGATGCCTTTAATGAAGCTAGACCTCAACTTTTAGAACCGTATTACCAACTTGAGGTGCTTTGCGAAGATGCTTACACCGGCGACGTTATGGGCGATTTACAAACCCGAAGAGCCATCATTCAAGGCATGGATACGGATGATCATTATCAAAAAATTATTTCCGAAGTGCCTCTTGCCGAACTCAAAGATTACGGTTCTACTCTTCGTTCATTAACACAAGGAAAAGCAAAATTCAAATTGGAATTTAGCAATTATCAACTAGTTCCTCCTCATGTTCAGGAAAGTTTAGTTATAAGCAATGCGGTTTTATCTGAATAAGGATTGAATTTTGATTTTAGAAAAGCTTCTTCAAATTGAGGAAGCTTTTTTTATACCTTTGCTTTATGAAATTTAATTATCCCAAATACGAAAAATTAAAAAGCAAAACCACCATAGACCTTTTGTTTACTGAAGGAAAATCGGTTTCAAAATATCCGTTGCGCTTGGTGTATGTTGAAAATTCTGAACCTAATGCAGAATTAATAAAAATGGGAGTTTCTGTTTCTAAAAAATATTTTAAAAAAGCAGTTGACCGCAATTATTTTAAACGTGTTTTGCGCGAAACCTATCGTTTAAACAAACATCTTTTAATCGATAAGTTAGATAAACCGCATGCTTTTATGTTTTTTTATCAATCAAAAGAGCGACTTTCTTATCAAGAAATTGAAGAGAAAACCATTCAACTTTTTCAAAAATTCAACGACAGACAGAAGTAAATCGCACTTTTGGTTTAATTTTTGCTCGATATTCTTTACTTTCGTAAACTAGTATAATTCAAGACTTCAACATGAAAAAATATATCAGTGGAAAAATAATCCTTCCTGTTCTTGCAGCAGGTTTCTTATTTGTAGGTGTTAGTTTCAAGAACGACTTTTTTGAAATTGCGAAACAAATTGAAATCTTCACTGGACTTTTCAAAACGGTTAACCAAAATTACGTGGACGAAACCAATCCGGGTGAAATGATGGATAATGCTATAAAAAGTATGTTGAAAGAATTGGACCCTTATACAGTTTTCTTTAACGAACAAGACGTTTTAAAGTTCAAAATCAACAATACGGGTGAGTACACAGGAATTGGTGCTATGGTAAGTCGCAAAGAAGGAAAAGTTTTTTTAAAAGAGATTTACAAAGGGTTTCCAGCTGATAAAGCCGGATTGAAAGCTGGTGATGAAATCATTCAAATTGGCGACATAAACTTAAAAGAATATAAGGAAGATGCTTCGCAATTGTTTCGTGGCGCTAAAAATACGAAAGTTGAAATTCAGTATATTAGACAAGGGAAAACGCAAAATGCAACTATTATTTTAGATGATGTTGAAATAAAAGCCGTTCCTTTTTTCTCCCTCTTAAAAGACAACACAGGTTATATCGTTTTAACAAAATTTACTGAAAAAGCGAGTTCTGAAACCAAAGCGGCATTATTAGAATTGAAAAAACAAGGTGCTACCAAAATCATTTTAGATTTGAGAGGAAATCCTGGTGGTTTATTGCATGAAGCAGTAAACATTTGCAATCTTTTTGTTCCTAAAAACGAATTGATTGTAACCACAAAATCGAAAAATCCAAAACATAATTTAGAATATCGCACTAAAAACGAACCTATTGATTCTGAAATTCCACTTGTTGTAATAGTAGATGGGAAAAGTGCTTCTGCTTCGGAAATTGTATCTGGAGCTATTCAAGATTTGGATAGAGGTGTAGTTTTAGGAACTAGAAGTTTTGGGAAAGGATTGGTACAACGTCCACTTGATTTATCTTATGGAACACAAGTAAAAGTTACGATTTCAAGATATTATACCCCTTCTGGAAGATGTATTCAAGCCTTAGATTATTCAAAAAAAGATGAAAACGGAAAAGCAATAAAAAAATCACAAAATGAGTTCACCGCTTTTAAAACTAAAGCCGGAAGAACTGTTTATGATGGTGGCGGAGTTTTACCAGATGTTGAAATTGAAGAAACCAAAATTTCAAGTATTACAGATGCTGTTTTAAAAAATGATGCTATTTTCAACTTTGCCACACAATGGTATTACAAAAACCCAACCGTTTCAGGAATTCCAACAATTTCCGATGCTGATTATATGGCTTTTAAAGCGTATTTAAAACAAGAGAAAATAACTTTAGACACCGAAACTAACAAAGCACTAAAAAACGTTCTAGAAACCGCTAAAAAAGAAAAAATGGATACTCAAATAGCTGCGGAATACAAACAATTAGAATTGGCCATAGAACGAAATCAAGAATTAGAATTGGATAAAAACAAAAATCAAATCAAAAAACAAATTCTCGAAGAGTTAATTACGCGTTATCAATATCGTGAAGGTTTATATCAATTTTACACACAAGATAATGTAGAAATTGAAAGAGCCATTGCATTATTAAACAACCTAAATCAATACAAATCGATATTAAAAAAATAAGATGAACCGTTTATTTTTCCTATTATTTTCACTTTTTTCATTTGTTACTTTTGCTCAAGAAGATGAAGAAGTACACTCTATTTTCTTTGAGTTTGACAAATATGATTTAAAAGAAGAACAAGCTAATGCAGTTGTTGCGTTTGTTAGTAAAATAGATACTGCACGAATTGAATCGGTTCAAATTTTTGGTTATTGTGATGATCGTGGAAAAGATGCTTATAATTACACCTTATCAACAAATAGAGCCAATACGGTTAAAGATAAATTAATTGAAAAAGGAATTAAAAGTAAAATTATTATCACGCTAGAAGGAAAAGGTCGTATTATGCTTGACGAAGACATGCAAACCAATATTCCAGAAGCGCGTTCCAAAAACCGAAGAGTTGACGTAGTGGTCAATTTTAAACCAGTGGTTATTGAAGATTTGAAAATTCCTGGAGTTTACAGCTCCATAAAAAAAGACCGAATTGTAGGCGATAGAATTTACCTTGACCATGTTTTATTTGAAAGAGGAAGCAGTCAATTAACCTACAAAGCCAAAAAAGAATTGGACCGAATAGCAGCTGAATTACACAAATACAAAAACATTCATTTTGAAATTCAAGGTCATGTTTGTTGTACTCCTACATTCCAAAAAGAAGCGGTAGATCGCGACACAAAAAAACGAGAATTATCAATCAATCGTGCAAAACGAGTGTACAACTACTTTTTAATGAAACGCATTAGTAAAACAAGAATGACTTTTAAAGGATATGGTAATACGCAATCTTTGAAAAAAGGAAGCGCCTTAGACAGAAGAGTAGAACTTTTGATTACTAAAAATGATGTGGTTCCTGTAGAACAACCGAAGAAGTAAATATAAACTTAACCATTCTTATGAAATACACCTATATATTCATATTATCTTTTATTACATTAATTGCATTTTCTCAGAAAAGCGGAACCATAACCTATAATTTTAAAATATTAGAAGATGAAAAATTCATTAAAAATGAAGTTCTTGGAAAATTCTTCTTACAAGCAATTGAAGGGGCAAAACATCTAAAGTTTGAACTAACTTTTAATGATTCTATTTCGGAATTTAAACTCTTAAATAACATGTCTTTAGATGGCCAAGACTTAGAAATGGCGATAATAAACAGCAGAACAAAAAAAGAAATTTATATTTTTAAGAATAAAATTTATCATAATAATTCTAATGGCCTTTTTAAAGAAAATGAGTTTTTAATAATAGAACCTTTAAATCAAAAATGGAAACTAACAAATGAATCTAAAACCATAGACGGTTACACCTGTTATAAAGCTACTAACGAATACATTGTAGTTAATTCTAAAGGTACTTTCAAACACCCAGTTATAGCCTGGTTTTGTCCTCAAATTCCTATTCCAATTGGACCCAGAGGATATGGAGGTCTTCCAGGTTTAATATTAGAACTACAAGAATGGAATAGTGTATTTGGTGTTGAAAAAATAGCATTTTCAAATGATATTAAAGAAATTGTATTGCCAAAAGAAGGAAAGATAATTTCTAATCAAGAATATCAAAATAAAGTTGGTGCTGCAGCAAAGGGTGAATTTAATAACAATTAATATTATAACAGTTTTTTAGTTTATAATTTCATTTATACTTTAAAAACTAACCTTAAAACACCGTAACAAATTAGCACAAAACACCGTAAAATCATTGTTTTGAATAGTATTAATTTGCGCTTGGTTAACCAAAAACAAATTATTAATTTTAAAATTCAAAAAAAATGAAAAAAGTATTTTTTAGTGCAGTTGCACTAGTAACGTTTTCTTTTGCTGGTATGGCAAATGAAATTGAAGAGAAAAAAGATGTGTTAATTGTAAGAAACAATTGTGATGTTTTTGCAGATGGTGTATATAATAATCAAATAAATGATGGTTGTTCTGTTGAAGAGGCACATGAAGCATCAGTTGGTGCTTATAATGACTGTATAGATTTACATAACAAATATAATATTTCTCTAACTGAAGCATAATAAACAAACCCCTTACAAAAATGTAAGGGGTACTTTTAAAAAAATTATGAAAAATATAATTATTTATTTGCTATTTTTTTTAGTGAATCTTTCATTTTCACAAAATTACAGTATTACATATGAATTAAAAATCTTTGAAAATAAAAAATCTCTCGAAAATGAATATTTAAAAGATTATTACTTAAAAGCCATGGAAGGGGCAAAAAATTTAACCTTTGTACTTAGATGTGAAAAAGATAAATCATTTTTTGATTATAGAAACATTTTAAGTATTAATTCAAGCGAAACAAAAGCTGCTATTATAAAATCTGAAACAAAAAGACCATATTATATAGAAAAAAACTGGGTATATAAAATCGATAAAAAAAAATATATCGAAAAGAAATATATAATAAAAGATTCTCTATTAACCAATTGGGAAATAACAAACGAAACAAAAAAGATAAATAACTACACTTGTTATAAAGCAACAGCAAAATATAAAATTATTAATCCTAAAGGAGTCTTTTATCATCCAGTAATAGCTTGGTTTTGTCCTGAAATTCCTTTACAACATGGTCCAAGAGGATTTGGTGGTTTACCTGGTTTAATCTTAGAATTGCAATATCGAGAAATTGTTTTTGGTGCAACTTTAATTGAAAAGACTAACGAACCTGTTATTTTTAATTTTGAAGAAGAAATTATTGATCAATCCGAGTACGATAAAAAACTACTTGAATTAAGAAAAAATTAATTGCCAAAATACCTAATCCTAATCTTATTTTTCAACACACAAAAATTTCTAAAAATAAAATAGTAAAAAACATTTGATTATCAATATTATAACATTTTACGTGTTAAATTATTGTTAAAACACAATATTTCATGCGAAAAATCGTTTTTTTTTTTTTCAACTTTGTTTTCGGTTAACCAAAAACAAAATACTAATTTTAAAAATTTAAAGAATGAAAAAAATGATTTTTAGTGCCGTAGCACTAGTAGCGTTTTCTTTTGCTAGTATGGCAAATGAAATTGAGGAAAAGAAGGTTGAACTTAAATCAGAAAAAAACATTACTAAAGATTGCTGTGAAATTTCAGATGCAACTTTTGATGGTGCTGTAAAAGCTGGTATTCACTGGTCACAAGCACAATATATTGCTTTGGCTGCCTATAATGAATGTAATAAATTAAATAAATAGTTTATGAAAAGTAAAATAATAATTTATAGTTTAATTCTATTACCAATAATGGGATTTAGTGGTGAAAAAAAGAGTACAATTAAAAATGCCGATGCTTGTACAGACGTTTATCGCGCAACAAGAGATGCCGCACTTGCAGAGGGTTTTAATTATACTAAAGCACAACAAATAGGGGCGGCTGCATATTATTCATGTAGAGCACAACTTACAAAAAATTAACAATAAATGCCCATAAATATTTTTTTGGGCATTTAAAAAAAAATATCATGAAAAAACTTATTTACATCATACCATTTTTAATTATTTGTTGTAATATCATTGGACAAAATACATTGATAAAATATTCATATGAATCAAAATTTACAAAAGAACAACTTGAAAATAATGAAATTGCTGCTGTTTTAAAAGATGTCGTTGCAAACGACAAAAATATTAATCTCGAACTAGTATTTAATGACACCATTTCCATATTTAGATATATTGATGGTTTAAATGTAGATGATTTTAGCAATATTGCTAAAAGTATTTGCGGATGTGGGCAACCTTATATACAACACAAAAATTTCTACTACACAAATAATGATGAATTAATGATGGAAAAAAATAGTTATGTAATTAAAGATACCATTAAAAAAAATTGGCAAATTACTAACGAAACAAAAAATATAGATGGTTTAATATGTTATAAAGCAACTCTTAATGAAATTGAGATTCAACCTAACGGTATGCCTTATGAACATAATATAATTGCTTGGTTTTGTCCATCTATTCCAAGTAGTTTTGGCCCAATTGGTTTTGGTGGTCTTCCAGGAACAATTTTGATTTTAGAAACTAATTCTTCTATCTTTAAAGTTAAAGAAATAATAAAAAACAATAGTGAAAGAATAGTAAATAACCTGAAAGGTAAAATAGTAACAAAAAAAGAATTTGATGCCATTTCTTACAAGTCTTTTGAAGAAGGTATGTTTAAAGAATAAATAATCTAAATGCTAAAACACCTAATCCTATTCTTATTTTTCAACACACAAAAGTTTCTAAAAATAAAATAGTAAAAAAATATTTGATTATCAATATTATAAGATTTTACGTGTTAAATTATTGTTAAAACATAATATTTCATGCGAAAAATCGTTTTTTTTTCAACTTTGTTTTCGGTTAACCAAAAACAAAATACTAATTTTAAAAATTTAAAGAATGAAAAAAATGATTTTTAGTGCAGTTGCACTTCTGGCAATATCTGTTTCAGGATTTGCAAATAACAAATTAGAAGATTTATTATTAGATCCTAGTTGCGATGATGCTGCTTTTGATGCTATGGAATGGGCTTTTGAAGAGGGATTTGACGATCAAACAGTTGCTAACATAGGTAATTGGGCATATGCTAACTGTTGGTTAAGACAAAAATCTGTAAATAATCCTTCATTTTAATAATTATGAAAAAAACAATTTATACAATAGCTCTATCACTATTTATTTTGAACGTTAATGCCGATAATTTTTGCGATGATGCTGCTTTTAATGCAATGGAATGGGCGGCAGAAGCAGGCCTAGATGACCAAGAAATAGCAAATGCTGGAAATTATGCCTATGCTGTTTGTTGGTTAATGAATAGGAACTTGATCAGAGATTCTGGTTCTGGTTTATAGTATAACCTGAAAGCTGATTCAATCAGCTTTCATTATTTAAATAAGTATGAAAAATATAATTATATTAAGTTTTGTTTTAATCCCATTTTATGTACTGTCGCAAAAAAACATTGCTACATATGAGGTATTGTTTAAAGTTGAAAATCAAAAAAGAAGTTCAGAATTTTTTGACCAAATAACAGAAGCATCTAAAAATCTAGAATATCAATTGCTTTTTAATTCAAATATTTCGCAATTTTCAATTTCAAGAAAACTTCAGCTAGAAGGTATGTACTTAGCCGCATCAAAAATTATTTCAAAAGGTATATATTATTACAATAAAAGTGAAAATAAAAATTACATAATAAATGATGGTGTTTATTACAAACAAAAAACAACAAGTAATTGGAAATTACACGATGAACAAAAAATTATAAACAATTATAAATGTTTTAAAGCTACAACAGTAAAAACAATTGTTAATTCTAAAGGAACTTTTAATCATACAATAACAGCGTGGTACTGTCCTGAAATACCATATAGCTATGGTCCAAATGGTTATCAAGGATTACCAGGATTAATTTTTGAATTAATAGAATTACCAGCAAATCACTTTGTGCTAAAAAAACTAATTCTTAATCATTCCACTGAAAATTTTATAGACTTAAGTAATTTTAAAGAAATATCAGAAGAAAGTTATATAGAAAGTATAAAATCAAATTTACCCTTTAAAAAATAAATTAAAAATTAGTAAAAGACACTCTGAAAACTCTCTATAAAACGATAATGTAATTGCAAAACCTTAAGATAATAACATAAAACCGATAATAAATTAAATTAATTAACGTTTTAAAAACCGTAAAAATTTGCCCAAAAAACCGTAAAATCATTGTTTTCAATAGTATTAATTTGCACTTGGTTAACCAAAAACAAAATACTAATTTTAAAAATTTAAAGAATGAAAAAAATGATTTTTAGTGCTGTAGCACTAATAGCTTTTTCTTTTGCTGGTATGGCAAATGAAATTGAAGAGAAAAAAGTTGAAAATGCAGTAGTTATAACTGATTGTTTCTCTGATGCAATTGATTATTTAAACAGAATTGATCCTAATTATGAATTATCTAACATAGAAGGAGCAAGAATTATGAATGCTTATATTGCCGGATGTGAAAAAGCAAAAAAAATAACATCTGCTAATTAAGATTATTAAGGCTGGTTGATAAAATTTGGTTTTATAAAAATATTTAATTTTTCAATCAGCCATAAAAAAGTATGATATGAGACAAATATTTATTATTAGTTTTATGTTCGGATTTAATTTTTTGTTTTCACAAAGTGGACAAGTTTTTTACGAAGCTATTTCGAAAAAATATCCTGAAACTAAGGAAAAAAAAGTAGATTCATATATTGATGATCTTGAAAAAACAAGAATTACATTTGAATTAAAATTTAATAACCAAAATAGTTTTTTTTATAAATTAAGTTTAAACAAAGAAGATGGGTATAGTTTAGCTGAGGAAACTTTGTTGATTATGCTTGGATTTAAAGAAGTTTATTTTGAATTAAAAGAAAAGGTATTACGCGAAGATTATGGTGAATTTCTGATTAAAACTCCATCAAATCATAATTGGAATATTTCCAGCGAATCTAAAAAAATAGACAACTACTTATGCTACAAAGCTACATGTTCAGAAAGTTATACAGCAAGGGATGGTAAAACCAAAAAAAGAG
It encodes the following:
- a CDS encoding GLPGLI family protein, with the protein product MRQIFIISFMFGFNFLFSQSGQVFYEAISKKYPETKEKKVDSYIDDLEKTRITFELKFNNQNSFFYKLSLNKEDGYSLAEETLLIMLGFKEVYFELKEKVLREDYGEFLIKTPSNHNWNISSESKKIDNYLCYKATCSESYTARDGKTKKRVITAWFCPELPYSFGPLDFNGLPGLILELEKSGNKIVAKSIVLSDKTIEIKIPNKKTITKEQYDKKIKENSEF
- a CDS encoding GLPGLI family protein, with amino-acid sequence MKNIIILSFVLIPFYVLSQKNIATYEVLFKVENQKRSSEFFDQITEASKNLEYQLLFNSNISQFSISRKLQLEGMYLAASKIISKGIYYYNKSENKNYIINDGVYYKQKTTSNWKLHDEQKIINNYKCFKATTVKTIVNSKGTFNHTITAWYCPEIPYSYGPNGYQGLPGLIFELIELPANHFVLKKLILNHSTENFIDLSNFKEISEESYIESIKSNLPFKK
- a CDS encoding GLPGLI family protein translates to MKNIIIYLLFFLVNLSFSQNYSITYELKIFENKKSLENEYLKDYYLKAMEGAKNLTFVLRCEKDKSFFDYRNILSINSSETKAAIIKSETKRPYYIEKNWVYKIDKKKYIEKKYIIKDSLLTNWEITNETKKINNYTCYKATAKYKIINPKGVFYHPVIAWFCPEIPLQHGPRGFGGLPGLILELQYREIVFGATLIEKTNEPVIFNFEEEIIDQSEYDKKLLELRKN
- a CDS encoding GLPGLI family protein; this encodes MKKLIYIIPFLIICCNIIGQNTLIKYSYESKFTKEQLENNEIAAVLKDVVANDKNINLELVFNDTISIFRYIDGLNVDDFSNIAKSICGCGQPYIQHKNFYYTNNDELMMEKNSYVIKDTIKKNWQITNETKNIDGLICYKATLNEIEIQPNGMPYEHNIIAWFCPSIPSSFGPIGFGGLPGTILILETNSSIFKVKEIIKNNSERIVNNLKGKIVTKKEFDAISYKSFEEGMFKE